A genome region from Defluviimonas aquaemixtae includes the following:
- a CDS encoding glutathione S-transferase family protein: MKTREQPGLTIFGRATSSNVQAVMWGLAELGLSAERFDCGHVYGGLDTPEFREMNPHGLIPVLKDSDLVVWESCAILRYLAARYGDGGAFWPADPAIRAGVDMWAEWGKTSFCSAFTGPIFWARVRTAAKDRDKAALAAALDRFEASLGRLEAQLRGQDFVCGTELSLADIVIGHVLYRWFDIDVPRVSRPDFKAYYNRLAARPAYRDHVMVSYESLRAEGA, encoded by the coding sequence ATGAAGACCAGGGAGCAACCCGGGCTCACGATCTTTGGCCGTGCGACGTCGTCGAACGTGCAGGCAGTGATGTGGGGGCTTGCGGAGCTGGGTCTGTCCGCCGAACGCTTCGACTGTGGCCATGTCTACGGCGGCCTCGACACGCCGGAATTCCGGGAAATGAATCCGCACGGGCTAATCCCGGTGCTGAAGGACAGCGACCTCGTCGTTTGGGAGAGCTGCGCGATCCTGCGCTACCTCGCGGCGCGCTACGGCGACGGCGGCGCGTTCTGGCCGGCCGATCCCGCGATACGCGCGGGCGTCGACATGTGGGCCGAATGGGGCAAGACCTCGTTCTGTTCGGCCTTCACGGGTCCGATCTTCTGGGCGCGGGTTCGGACGGCGGCGAAGGACCGCGACAAAGCGGCGCTGGCAGCGGCGCTGGATCGGTTCGAAGCGTCGCTCGGCCGTCTCGAGGCGCAGCTTAGAGGACAGGACTTCGTCTGCGGAACGGAACTGAGCCTCGCCGATATCGTGATCGGCCATGTGCTCTACCGCTGGTTCGATATCGATGTGCCGCGAGTTTCGCGGCCGGACTTCAAGGCGTATTACAACCGGCTGGCCGCGCGGCCGGCCTACCGGGACCATGTAATGGTCTCCTATGAAAGCCTGCGGGCGGAGGGTGCATAA
- a CDS encoding aminodeoxychorismate synthase component I, producing the protein MVLLEHGPGGQPALFDRPRRLVRADHAREVDAALDALDRERADGAWIAGFASYELGYALEPRLTPLMPPDRRLPLLVFGVFDAPGPADAFLAGAAREAAGARLAAARPGWDAVAHGRALRRILDYIAAGDIYQANLTMPMRAERRGSAPGLYAALRARQAVGHGAYVALPDVPVLVSRSPELFFSTDAEGGIETRPMKGTAPRASNPAHDAALRMELQQSAKNRAENLMIVDLLRNDISRICRPGTVRVPELYAIESYATVHQMVSRVTGQLLPGTAPSDILRALFPCGSITGAPKIRAMEIIRELELGPRGAYCGAVGWMAPDGASSFNVAIRTLTLYGEFEVEFGVGGGIVIDSTPEGEYEEALWKARFAELKPD; encoded by the coding sequence ATGGTTCTTTTGGAACATGGCCCCGGCGGCCAGCCCGCCCTGTTCGACCGCCCCCGGCGGCTCGTTCGCGCCGACCATGCGCGGGAGGTCGACGCCGCGCTTGATGCGCTTGACCGGGAACGCGCCGATGGCGCCTGGATCGCGGGTTTCGCCAGCTACGAGCTGGGCTACGCGCTCGAGCCGCGCCTTACGCCGCTGATGCCCCCAGACCGCCGGCTACCGCTTCTCGTCTTCGGCGTCTTCGATGCGCCGGGCCCGGCCGACGCCTTCCTCGCCGGTGCCGCAAGGGAGGCTGCCGGCGCGCGCCTCGCCGCAGCCCGGCCGGGTTGGGACGCGGTCGCGCATGGCCGGGCGCTTCGCCGCATCCTCGACTACATCGCGGCGGGCGACATCTACCAGGCGAACCTCACCATGCCGATGCGGGCCGAGCGCCGGGGCAGCGCGCCCGGCCTCTATGCCGCCCTCCGCGCCCGTCAGGCAGTCGGCCACGGCGCCTACGTCGCCCTGCCCGACGTTCCCGTTCTGGTGTCGCGCTCGCCGGAGCTCTTCTTCTCCACCGATGCCGAAGGCGGGATCGAGACGCGGCCAATGAAAGGAACCGCGCCCCGCGCGTCCAACCCCGCGCATGACGCGGCGCTCCGCATGGAGCTGCAGCAAAGCGCGAAGAACCGAGCCGAGAACCTGATGATCGTCGATCTTCTCCGGAACGACATCTCGCGCATCTGCCGGCCGGGCACGGTCCGCGTGCCCGAGCTCTACGCGATCGAATCCTACGCGACCGTGCACCAGATGGTCTCCCGCGTGACCGGGCAGCTCCTGCCCGGCACCGCGCCCTCGGACATCTTGCGGGCGCTCTTTCCTTGCGGCTCGATCACCGGCGCCCCGAAGATCCGCGCGATGGAGATCATCCGGGAACTGGAACTCGGGCCGCGCGGCGCCTATTGCGGCGCAGTCGGCTGGATGGCGCCCGACGGCGCGTCAAGCTTCAACGTCGCCATCCGGACCTTGACGCTCTATGGGGAATTTGAAGTCGAGTTCGGCGTGGGCGGCGGGATCGTGATCGATTCAACGCCCGAGGGCGAATACGAGGAGGCGCTGTGGAAAGCCCGATTTGCAGAGCTGAAACCAGACTGA
- a CDS encoding GFA family protein has translation MSDEDPRHTGGCRCGHVRFTVDAEPLITMACHCRGCQRMTASAFSLSSLYAADSFTISKGEPVIGGLRGATRHYFCPDCMSWLFTRPEGLDDFVNVRASMMDDCSAYRPFVETQTDEKLPWATTGAVRSFNRFRSMEEFPALLAEFAPQ, from the coding sequence ATGTCCGACGAAGACCCGCGCCACACAGGCGGCTGCCGCTGCGGCCATGTCCGGTTCACGGTCGATGCCGAACCGCTGATCACTATGGCGTGCCATTGCCGAGGCTGCCAGCGCATGACGGCGAGCGCATTTTCGCTGAGTTCACTTTACGCTGCAGACAGCTTCACGATCAGCAAGGGCGAACCGGTCATCGGCGGGCTCAGGGGCGCGACGCGGCATTACTTCTGCCCCGATTGCATGAGCTGGCTCTTCACGCGTCCGGAAGGCCTGGACGACTTCGTGAACGTCCGCGCGTCGATGATGGATGACTGCTCCGCCTACAGGCCCTTCGTCGAAACCCAGACGGACGAAAAACTGCCCTGGGCGACCACGGGCGCGGTGCGCAGCTTCAACCGCTTCCGGTCGATGGAGGAGTTTCCCGCACTGCTGGCGGAATTCGCCCCTCAATAA
- a CDS encoding DMT family transporter — protein sequence MSLDPQQRPVAGILWMLATGLCFVVVTGIVRHLGTGLPAAQSAFIRFVYGIVFLAPTLIPVLRRGLPTGVWPLVLGRGALHVAAVTLWFFAMARIPIAEVTAIGYLNPIVVTAGAALFLGEQLALRRLTAIAVALLGALVVLRPGLREIAPGHLSQLGAAVCFGCSYLFAKRLSALVGPGTLVALLSLTVTAGLAPFAIAVWVPPSLDQLLWLGLVALFATLGHYTMARAFAAAPLTVTQPVTFLQLVWAALLGWAVFGETVDPYVFLGGGMIISAITYITWREAKTKRRALTPPPEAAKL from the coding sequence ATGTCACTTGATCCGCAGCAACGCCCCGTCGCCGGCATCCTCTGGATGCTCGCGACGGGACTATGCTTCGTCGTCGTGACGGGCATCGTACGCCATCTCGGCACCGGGCTGCCCGCCGCGCAGTCGGCCTTCATCCGCTTCGTTTACGGGATCGTCTTCCTTGCGCCGACGCTGATCCCCGTTCTCCGGCGCGGACTTCCGACAGGCGTCTGGCCACTTGTCCTCGGGCGCGGTGCGCTGCACGTGGCAGCCGTGACCCTGTGGTTTTTCGCGATGGCCCGCATTCCCATCGCCGAAGTTACGGCGATCGGCTACCTGAACCCGATCGTCGTGACGGCGGGCGCGGCGCTTTTCCTGGGCGAGCAGCTCGCGCTGCGGCGGCTGACAGCGATCGCAGTCGCGCTTCTCGGCGCGCTCGTAGTGCTGCGGCCCGGGCTGAGAGAGATCGCGCCGGGCCATCTCTCGCAACTCGGTGCGGCGGTCTGTTTCGGCTGCTCCTACCTTTTCGCCAAGCGGCTGTCGGCGCTGGTTGGTCCCGGGACGCTCGTGGCGCTACTGTCGCTGACCGTGACGGCCGGCCTTGCACCCTTCGCCATCGCGGTGTGGGTGCCGCCGAGTCTCGATCAGCTGCTCTGGCTCGGCCTCGTGGCGCTGTTCGCGACGCTCGGCCACTACACGATGGCGCGTGCATTTGCGGCCGCGCCGCTGACGGTGACGCAGCCCGTGACGTTCCTGCAACTCGTCTGGGCTGCGCTGCTCGGCTGGGCGGTCTTCGGCGAGACGGTGGACCCCTACGTGTTCCTCGGCGGCGGCATGATCATCTCGGCGATCACCTACATCACGTGGCGCGAGGCGAAGACGAAAAGGCGCGCCCTGACGCCGCCGCCCGAGGCGGCAAAGCTGTGA
- the betA gene encoding choline dehydrogenase, translating to MEADYVVVGAGSGGCAMAYRLAEAGKRVIVIEYGGSDAGPFIQMPGALSYPMNMALYDWGFSSEPEPHLDGRRLATPRGKVIGGSSSVNGMVFVRGHAKDFDHWAESGAVGWGFADVLPYFKRMETWHGGNGVANGFRGASGPLHVTRGPRTNPLFHAFVEAGRQAGYEVTDDYNGEKQEGFGAFEATIWKGRRWSAANAYLKPALKRENCTVVRALARKIVVRDGRAVGVEIERGGRVEVIGARAEVILAASSINTPKLLMLSGFGPAGHLAEHGIDVLADRPGVGANLQDHLEVYMQFASKQPITLYKYWNLWGKAFVGAQWLLTGTGLGASNQFESCAFIRSDKGVDYPDIQYHFLPIAVRYDGKAVAEGHGFQAHTGPMRSKSRGTVTLRSSDPKEAPAIRFNYMSHPDDWDEFRKCIRLTRDIFAQPAFESFVKHEIQPGPDVRSDDEIDAFIREHAESAYHPCGTAKLGRRDDPMAVVDPECLVIGVEGLRVADSSIFPRITNGNLNAPSIMVGEKAADHVLGRGMLSPSNAEPWMSARWRESQR from the coding sequence ATGGAAGCCGATTACGTCGTGGTTGGCGCGGGATCGGGTGGATGCGCGATGGCCTATCGGTTGGCAGAGGCCGGCAAGCGCGTGATCGTTATCGAGTACGGCGGCTCCGATGCAGGCCCATTCATCCAGATGCCCGGTGCACTGTCCTATCCGATGAACATGGCGCTTTACGACTGGGGGTTCAGTTCCGAGCCCGAGCCGCATCTGGACGGGCGAAGGTTGGCGACGCCGCGCGGCAAGGTCATCGGGGGCTCGTCCTCGGTCAACGGCATGGTCTTCGTGCGTGGCCATGCGAAGGATTTCGACCACTGGGCGGAAAGCGGCGCGGTCGGCTGGGGCTTTGCCGATGTCCTGCCATACTTCAAGCGGATGGAAACCTGGCACGGCGGCAATGGTGTGGCGAATGGGTTCCGGGGTGCGTCGGGACCACTGCATGTCACGCGGGGGCCGCGGACCAATCCGCTGTTCCACGCTTTTGTGGAGGCCGGGCGACAGGCGGGCTACGAGGTGACCGACGACTACAACGGCGAGAAACAGGAGGGCTTCGGTGCTTTCGAGGCGACGATCTGGAAGGGGCGGCGCTGGTCGGCTGCGAACGCCTACCTGAAACCGGCGCTGAAGCGCGAGAACTGCACGGTGGTCCGCGCACTGGCGCGCAAGATCGTGGTCCGCGATGGCCGTGCCGTCGGCGTCGAGATCGAACGGGGCGGCCGAGTCGAAGTGATCGGCGCCCGCGCCGAGGTGATCCTCGCCGCATCTTCGATCAACACGCCGAAGCTGCTGATGTTGTCGGGCTTCGGCCCTGCCGGGCATCTCGCAGAGCACGGGATCGATGTCCTGGCCGACCGGCCGGGCGTGGGGGCGAACCTTCAGGATCACCTTGAAGTCTATATGCAATTCGCCTCGAAACAGCCGATCACGCTCTACAAGTACTGGAACCTCTGGGGCAAGGCTTTCGTGGGCGCGCAGTGGCTGTTGACCGGCACCGGGCTTGGCGCGTCGAACCAGTTCGAAAGCTGCGCCTTCATCCGCTCGGACAAGGGGGTCGACTATCCCGACATCCAGTATCACTTCTTGCCGATCGCGGTACGCTACGACGGGAAGGCCGTGGCCGAGGGTCACGGTTTCCAGGCCCATACCGGTCCAATGCGGTCGAAGTCGCGCGGGACAGTGACATTGCGGTCTTCCGACCCGAAGGAGGCGCCGGCGATCCGGTTCAACTACATGTCGCATCCCGACGATTGGGATGAGTTCCGCAAATGCATCCGTCTCACTCGGGACATCTTCGCGCAGCCGGCCTTCGAGTCGTTCGTGAAGCACGAGATCCAGCCCGGACCCGACGTGCGATCGGACGACGAGATCGACGCATTCATCCGCGAGCATGCCGAGAGCGCCTATCATCCCTGCGGCACGGCCAAGCTGGGACGGCGCGACGATCCGATGGCGGTCGTCGATCCTGAATGCCTGGTGATCGGCGTCGAGGGCCTGCGCGTCGCGGACAGTTCGATCTTTCCGCGGATCACGAACGGCAACCTCAACGCGCCGTCGATCATGGTCGGCGAGAAGGCGGCCGATCATGTGCTTGGCAGGGGGATGCTGTCGCCGTCGAACGCCGAGCCGTGGATGAGCGCGCGCTGGAGAGAGTCGCAGCGCTGA
- a CDS encoding YdcH family protein — protein sequence MTHTPHELHEEFPADADKIHELKTSNAHFARLADEYHTLNREVHRAETGVEPVGDLVETEMRKKRAFLKDEIARMLAGS from the coding sequence ATGACGCATACGCCCCATGAACTGCACGAAGAATTCCCCGCCGACGCTGACAAGATCCATGAGCTAAAGACGTCGAACGCGCATTTTGCCCGGCTTGCCGACGAGTATCACACGCTCAACCGCGAAGTGCACCGCGCCGAAACGGGGGTGGAGCCGGTCGGGGATCTGGTCGAGACCGAGATGCGCAAGAAGCGCGCGTTTCTGAAGGACGAGATCGCGCGCATGCTGGCCGGTTCCTGA
- the choW gene encoding choline ABC transporter permease subunit yields MEWLTDNKLPIGKVSKNLFDWLKENAAPFFDALAQLMEWLIDGILWVLQTPHPLIVVAAFVAITWFLQRSWKTCVLVFVGFLFILNQDYWKETTESLTLVLSSCVVCMAVGVPIGIAAAHRPRLYAWMRPILDLMQTLPTFVYLIPAIVFFGIGMVPGLIATVIFVLPAPIRLTHLGVSSTPQPLLEAVTAFGGTKRQTLWKAELPYALPQIMAGLNQTIMLSLSMVVIAALVGANGLGVPVVRALNSVNTALGFESGFIIVVVAIMLDRMLRIGGAK; encoded by the coding sequence ATGGAATGGCTGACTGACAACAAACTGCCGATCGGGAAGGTCTCGAAGAACCTCTTCGACTGGCTGAAGGAGAACGCCGCGCCGTTCTTCGACGCGCTCGCGCAGCTCATGGAATGGCTGATCGACGGCATCCTCTGGGTACTTCAGACGCCGCATCCCCTGATCGTGGTGGCGGCCTTCGTGGCGATTACATGGTTTCTCCAGAGAAGCTGGAAGACCTGCGTTCTCGTCTTCGTCGGCTTCCTGTTCATCCTCAACCAGGACTACTGGAAGGAGACGACAGAAAGCCTGACGCTGGTGCTGTCGTCCTGCGTCGTCTGCATGGCTGTCGGCGTGCCGATCGGCATCGCCGCGGCGCACCGGCCCCGGCTCTACGCCTGGATGCGGCCGATCCTCGATCTGATGCAGACGCTGCCGACCTTCGTCTACCTGATCCCCGCAATCGTCTTTTTCGGCATCGGCATGGTGCCGGGCCTGATCGCGACGGTGATCTTCGTCCTGCCCGCGCCGATCCGGCTCACACATCTCGGCGTCTCGTCGACACCCCAACCGCTTCTGGAAGCCGTCACCGCCTTCGGCGGCACGAAGCGTCAGACGCTTTGGAAGGCCGAGCTTCCCTACGCGCTGCCTCAGATCATGGCGGGTCTCAATCAGACGATCATGCTGTCCCTGTCCATGGTCGTCATCGCAGCGCTGGTCGGCGCCAACGGGCTCGGCGTGCCCGTCGTGCGGGCGCTCAATTCGGTCAACACGGCGCTCGGCTTCGAGAGCGGATTCATCATCGTCGTGGTCGCGATCATGCTCGACCGGATGCTCAGGATCGGAGGCGCGAAATGA
- a CDS encoding aminotransferase class IV, translating into MESPICRAETRLIETFGWDGTAFRRLEAHLARARASAAALGFRWDRRSIDAALADISGPAPLRVRLTIGRDGNAEVTTGPLAPNPPEWRLMVATERLDPDAPLLRYKTTERALYDATRGALPEGIDEALFLNTREEAAEGTITNLFFDLGEGLRTPPLASGCLPGILRAEFIAAGRAREEVLAAEDLPRARLFMGNALRGLIPARIISTP; encoded by the coding sequence GTGGAAAGCCCGATTTGCAGAGCTGAAACCAGACTGATCGAGACTTTCGGCTGGGACGGCACCGCCTTCCGCCGGCTCGAGGCCCATCTCGCCCGCGCCCGCGCCTCGGCCGCCGCGCTCGGCTTTCGCTGGGACCGCCGCTCGATCGACGCTGCCCTCGCCGATATCTCCGGGCCGGCGCCGCTTCGCGTCCGGCTCACGATCGGACGGGACGGCAACGCCGAAGTCACGACCGGCCCGCTCGCCCCGAACCCGCCGGAATGGCGGCTGATGGTCGCGACCGAACGGCTCGACCCGGACGCCCCGCTCCTTCGCTACAAGACGACCGAACGCGCGCTCTACGACGCAACCCGCGGCGCGCTACCTGAGGGCATCGACGAGGCGCTCTTTCTCAATACGCGCGAAGAGGCTGCCGAGGGCACAATCACGAACCTCTTCTTCGATCTCGGCGAGGGCCTCAGGACACCGCCTCTCGCCTCCGGTTGCCTGCCCGGTATCCTCAGGGCCGAGTTCATCGCTGCCGGCCGCGCCCGCGAAGAGGTTCTCGCCGCCGAGGATCTGCCCCGAGCCCGGCTCTTCATGGGCAACGCGCTGAGGGGCCTAATCCCCGCCCGGATCATCTCTACACCCTGA
- the choX gene encoding choline ABC transporter substrate-binding protein: MIRSYTLRTTLLVAALSISAPAYAEGCDKVVLSDVGWTDITATTAVTTTILDALGYETEVKVLSVPVTYTGLAEGDIDVFLGNWMPTMEADIAPYREAGTVETLGMNLTGAKYTLATNKAGAELGISDFGNIAEHKDALDGKIYGIEPGNDGNRLILDMIENNQFGLEGFEVVESSEQGMLAQVANADGDGEPIVFLGWEPHPMNANFELTYLSGGDDVFGPNYGGAEVFTNTRAGYAAECPNVGKLLENLKFTLAMENEIMGAILNDGENPGDAAQAWLAANKGAIGPWLDGVTAKDGGDAMPAVEAALN; this comes from the coding sequence ATGATCCGTTCTTACACTTTGCGCACAACGCTGCTCGTTGCGGCGCTGTCGATCTCGGCGCCGGCCTATGCGGAGGGCTGCGACAAGGTCGTCTTATCCGACGTGGGCTGGACCGACATAACTGCCACGACCGCCGTCACGACGACGATCCTTGACGCGCTCGGCTACGAGACCGAGGTAAAGGTGCTCTCAGTGCCGGTAACCTATACCGGTCTGGCTGAAGGCGATATCGACGTCTTCCTCGGGAACTGGATGCCGACGATGGAGGCCGACATCGCGCCCTACCGCGAGGCCGGAACGGTCGAGACGCTCGGCATGAACCTCACCGGCGCAAAGTACACGCTCGCGACCAACAAGGCCGGCGCAGAACTCGGCATCAGCGACTTCGGCAACATCGCCGAGCACAAGGACGCACTTGACGGCAAGATCTATGGGATCGAGCCGGGAAATGACGGCAACCGCCTGATCCTCGACATGATCGAGAACAACCAGTTCGGGCTCGAAGGCTTTGAGGTTGTCGAAAGCTCCGAACAGGGGATGCTGGCGCAGGTTGCCAATGCCGACGGCGACGGCGAACCGATCGTCTTTCTCGGCTGGGAACCGCATCCGATGAACGCCAATTTCGAGCTCACCTATCTGTCGGGCGGCGACGATGTCTTCGGCCCGAACTACGGCGGCGCCGAGGTCTTCACCAACACTCGCGCAGGCTATGCGGCCGAATGTCCGAATGTGGGAAAGCTCCTTGAGAATCTCAAATTCACTCTCGCAATGGAAAACGAGATCATGGGCGCGATCCTCAATGATGGCGAGAATCCGGGCGACGCGGCCCAAGCATGGCTTGCGGCCAACAAGGGCGCAATCGGGCCTTGGCTCGACGGCGTGACCGCCAAGGACGGCGGCGACGCCATGCCTGCGGTCGAAGCCGCGCTCAACTGA
- the choV gene encoding choline ABC transporter ATP-binding protein, with protein sequence MTVAVEFDKVNIVFGDYPERALPLMDDGLERSEIQRRTGQILGVHDCSLTVETGEILVLMGLSGSGKSTLLRAVNGLNPVCRGEVTIYDEGWSCEVVHATQADLLRVRRECVAMVFQQFGLLPWRTVRENVGLGLELGGHGAKQRRETVDRQLELVGLLEWADRKVGELSGGMQQRVGLARAFATEAPILLMDEPFSALDPLIRTRLQDELLELQEKLKRTIIFVSHDLDEAFKIGNRIALMEGGRIVQCGTAREIIANPASDYVADFVAHMNPLGVLRACDIMQEGPARAPNAPEIHPDAPVKEVMEKLREVPALAVTDGGKTLGRITRESVIGRLLDPRG encoded by the coding sequence ATGACGGTCGCGGTCGAGTTCGACAAGGTCAACATCGTCTTCGGCGATTATCCCGAACGGGCACTTCCTCTGATGGACGACGGCCTCGAGCGTTCTGAAATCCAGCGCCGCACCGGCCAGATACTCGGCGTCCACGACTGCTCGCTGACCGTCGAAACGGGCGAGATCCTGGTGTTGATGGGGTTGTCCGGCTCCGGCAAATCGACCCTCCTGCGCGCGGTCAACGGACTCAACCCAGTCTGCCGGGGCGAGGTCACGATCTACGACGAAGGCTGGTCCTGCGAGGTCGTTCACGCAACGCAGGCCGATCTTCTGCGCGTGCGCCGCGAATGCGTGGCAATGGTGTTTCAGCAATTCGGATTGCTGCCCTGGCGGACGGTCCGCGAGAATGTCGGGCTCGGGCTGGAACTTGGGGGCCACGGCGCGAAGCAGAGACGCGAGACGGTGGACCGCCAGCTCGAACTCGTCGGCCTTCTGGAATGGGCCGACCGCAAGGTGGGTGAGCTCTCGGGCGGCATGCAGCAGCGCGTGGGCCTCGCCCGCGCCTTCGCGACCGAAGCGCCGATCCTCTTGATGGACGAACCCTTCTCGGCCCTCGATCCTCTGATCCGCACGCGGCTTCAGGATGAGCTTCTGGAGCTGCAGGAGAAACTGAAGCGCACGATCATCTTCGTCAGCCACGACCTCGACGAGGCGTTCAAGATCGGCAACCGGATCGCGCTGATGGAGGGCGGACGGATCGTGCAGTGCGGCACTGCGCGCGAGATCATCGCGAATCCCGCCTCGGACTACGTCGCCGATTTCGTCGCCCACATGAACCCGCTGGGCGTGCTGCGCGCCTGCGACATCATGCAGGAGGGTCCCGCCCGCGCCCCGAACGCACCGGAAATCCATCCCGACGCACCGGTGAAGGAGGTGATGGAGAAGCTCCGCGAAGTGCCTGCGCTTGCCGTCACCGATGGCGGCAAGACACTTGGACGCATCACCCGTGAAAGCGTGATCGGCCGGCTTCTCGACCCGCGCGGCTGA
- the betI gene encoding choline-binding transcriptional repressor BetI — MPKLGMEPIRKAALVKATISEIGRVGTLDVTVSQIAKRAGMSSALAHHYFGSKEQIFLAAMRHVLTLYGAEVRGALAAAEGPKGRLQAVVRASFASGSFRREVIGAWLNFYVLAQTLPEARRLLGIYQMRLHSNLVHALRPLVGARADDVARGLGAMIDGVYLREVLKGGTPDGIRAAAVVTDYLERELDAEA; from the coding sequence ATGCCGAAGCTGGGAATGGAGCCGATTCGAAAGGCGGCCTTGGTCAAGGCGACGATCAGCGAAATCGGGCGCGTGGGGACGCTTGACGTGACGGTCAGCCAGATTGCCAAGCGCGCGGGCATGTCCTCGGCGCTCGCGCATCACTACTTCGGGTCGAAGGAACAGATTTTCCTTGCCGCGATGCGCCACGTCCTGACGCTCTACGGGGCCGAGGTACGCGGTGCGCTCGCCGCCGCCGAGGGGCCGAAGGGACGGCTGCAAGCGGTCGTTCGCGCGAGCTTCGCGAGCGGCAGCTTCCGCCGCGAAGTCATTGGTGCGTGGCTGAATTTCTATGTCTTGGCCCAGACCCTGCCAGAGGCACGGCGGCTGCTGGGCATCTACCAAATGCGGCTTCATTCGAATCTTGTCCACGCCCTTCGGCCGCTTGTCGGCGCGCGGGCCGACGATGTGGCGCGGGGCTTGGGCGCTATGATCGACGGCGTGTATCTGCGCGAAGTCCTCAAGGGCGGCACCCCGGACGGAATCAGGGCCGCGGCAGTCGTGACGGACTATCTCGAACGCGAACTGGACGCGGAAGCATGA
- a CDS encoding threonine ammonia-lyase, which translates to MIPTGNDLLNAYAVTRRATQRTPLLDSGALARATGAVRVFVKAESLQHAGSFKIRGAYWRLTRLSEDERESGVVAYSSGNFAQGLAAAGQAQGVPVTIVMPIDAPATKRIATESYGARVVLSDHGDRPREEAAAELAREIAARDGLVLLHPFDDPEIVAGQAGAGLEALEQLREIGAKPDIVVCPVGGGGLIGGVALAFRNDDPDVRIFAVEPEGYDCMGTSLTAGETRRVTSGRRTICDALQATQPGAAPFEAARAAGVTGIAIGDAAVVQALRFAFEKLKLVLEPSGAIALAALLDGRVDAVGREVVVYVTGGNVAPETFMGFLVGDRA; encoded by the coding sequence ATGATCCCGACGGGCAACGACCTTCTGAACGCCTACGCCGTTACCCGCAGGGCCACGCAGCGCACGCCACTTCTTGACAGCGGTGCCCTGGCGCGGGCAACCGGGGCAGTCCGGGTCTTCGTTAAGGCCGAAAGCCTTCAGCATGCCGGGTCATTCAAGATCCGTGGCGCCTATTGGCGTCTCACTCGGCTTTCGGAAGACGAGCGGGAGAGTGGCGTCGTGGCCTATTCCTCGGGCAATTTCGCGCAAGGTCTGGCAGCAGCCGGGCAGGCGCAAGGCGTGCCGGTCACGATCGTCATGCCTATCGACGCGCCTGCAACCAAGCGGATCGCGACAGAGAGCTACGGCGCGCGCGTCGTCCTATCTGACCACGGCGACCGCCCGCGCGAGGAAGCAGCGGCAGAGCTTGCGCGCGAGATCGCAGCGCGGGACGGGCTGGTTCTGCTTCACCCCTTCGACGACCCCGAGATTGTCGCCGGGCAGGCGGGCGCCGGGCTCGAGGCGCTGGAACAGCTGCGCGAGATCGGAGCGAAGCCCGACATAGTCGTCTGCCCCGTGGGCGGCGGCGGTCTGATTGGAGGCGTGGCGCTGGCGTTTCGAAATGACGATCCCGATGTCCGCATCTTTGCGGTAGAGCCTGAGGGCTACGACTGCATGGGCACCTCGCTCACGGCCGGAGAGACCCGGCGGGTGACGAGTGGGCGCAGGACGATCTGCGACGCGCTTCAGGCAACGCAGCCCGGCGCCGCCCCGTTCGAGGCCGCACGGGCGGCGGGCGTAACCGGCATAGCGATCGGCGACGCGGCGGTTGTGCAGGCGCTTCGCTTCGCGTTTGAGAAGCTGAAGCTTGTCCTTGAGCCCTCCGGCGCGATCGCGCTCGCCGCGTTGCTCGACGGGCGGGTCGATGCGGTTGGAAGGGAGGTGGTGGTCTACGTCACCGGCGGCAACGTCGCGCCCGAGACCTTCATGGGTTTTCTGGTGGGGGACCGCGCATGA